Sequence from the Esox lucius isolate fEsoLuc1 chromosome 6, fEsoLuc1.pri, whole genome shotgun sequence genome:
TCTCCTGTGCAGCCATCTAATTAATATCATCCATCTCACTTAAAGTGACATCACCTTTATTCCTTCCCGCTGTATCGGTCATTACGTGTTTTTGCACCCCTCTCATGCTTTTAAGAAAATCCATTTGGTcagagtcatttagcagacgctcttatcctgagcgacttacagtagtgagtgcatgcaTTTATATACTATTTTGTACACCCACACAGCAGCCGTCACACACGTTGTCTGTGATGTGTTCATTTCCTGCCAGGCAGTCTCCAGTACAGCCTCGTCAGCGGGGTCAGCAGGGGGGTCGCTCGGCACTCCCCAAGCTGAGGTGGACCTCTTCAGTGAGAAGGGCAGCAGTGCCAAGACGGAGGAGGGGGCCAAGAAGCCCCTGTCCAAGGACTCAATCCTGTCCCTGTACAGCACCACCACAGTCAGCCCCCAGCCTGCAGCCACAGGTAATGTTCCAGACAGCAGGGGGGGTCTCCCAACCCACAGTTAGAGCCCAGGGGTCACCGGTCCAAATCCCTGAgctgacaaaaagaaaaatctgttgGTGTTGCCTTGGCGAGgcctgtaagttgctctgggtaAATGTGTCTGGCAATGTacccaaatgtaaatgtaacatttcttattcttAATTTGGCACTGTTGCAGCCGAAATCTAGTGGAGGCAACTTTGAGGATGTATTGGTCCTGCTGACGTTGTAGTGAGCGTTGACCCagagtgcgtgtgcgtgtgttcctCTAGCTGCTATGTATCTGGGCCAGCCTCCGATACAGCAGTTCCCCAGTCAGCCTTCTGGACAGCCCAACTTCCAGGCCTTCCCAGCGATGGGCGGAGCTATACCACCCACCACCATGATGGGAGGGGTTATGGCCCAGGGAGGTGGAGCAATCATGGCACAGAACTCCAGCATGATGAGCGGCATGGCAGTGCCAGACGGTTACATGGGCATGCAGCAAGGCATGATGGGGCCTCAAGGCGGAGCTATGCCTGCGGGGGCAGGATCTTCACAGATGTACGGAGCCATGCAGCAGGGCCAGTGGAATATGAACCAGGTGACGCACAGGCGCTTAGCGCACACCTCTCGCACAATACAGACATTCTGGTGGTGAAGAGAAGGACTGACCCCATCATATTTATGCATTTCTCTCTCACAGGTGACCCAGCAGATGTCAGGCATGGCCATGAATGGTGGGGTGGCAGCTCCGCCTGGTTTTGTCCAACCAGGTGCTCCCATGGGAGGGTGGGCGGGGCCTCCTTCAGGCCAAACCCTCAGCACCCAGCTGTGGAAGTGAGGGGTGTTGGGGGGTTCAGAATGGGAGAGCAACCGTGTTCCCCTTTCTCCTTTACCCTGCCCCACTGAGCCCAGAACAGGAAACAACACACGGAGGGCCATCTACGGACTGCTTCCCtgttctccctcctccccttttATCATCCTCTAGAGTCACCCCCCCCTTCTCCCACTCTGTGTGTTAAGAAGGGTAAAGGGCAAGAGGGTTGAGTCTCGAGGTGAAAACAGATTGGCAGCTGTGTGTCGTCTGCAACTTTTACTTTCCCTtctttttcctgtttctttctttcctttttgtaAAACAATAAGCTGCTGGACAAATAAAACAGAGTATAATGATCATAATATATCATTACCTAAACTGATACTGAGTAAATAGATATTTAAGTGAAAGATATGGCTTTTATGTCGGTGACTTTTCCGCCCCCTCCTCCCCAAACAGTcttatgtgtgtatattatacTGTCTCCTCCCAATTGTCCCCCTGGGCCTATCAGAGCCCCTGTAGCAATGGTATGATCCAGTGCTGTAATGTGTCATGTTGTCTTCGACCACCCCACCCTTTTACTGTGGTGTTTAGTTGTGTGCAGTACAAGAACAAGCACAGTCATGTCTGATTCACACTACAGGGCCAAACCTAGCCGGGCTGAACTGGCCTGACCTGGTTAAACATCCACCATAGGTGCTGAAACCCACTGGAAATGACCGAAGAAGACTATCTGAGGCAactcagtgggggggggggggcgggggggtcaAGCCGGCCGTGTAATGTGAAGCAGGCATTAGTCTGAGGCAAATAAACCTGGACGACAGTAGACACTGACacgagaggtgtgtgtgtgtcgaggAAGTGGGGGGCACCAACATAAGTCACAGTGATGACATGAAGAGCCTGATGATTTGGGAAGTGCGGTGACGTGATGAGCTTAATGGAGTTGTCAGGAATCAGAACAGGTGGCACCACATCACGTGTACTTGACTGCACCTCCCTGTGGTGACATAGTCTCCATCTAATCTTTCTTTATGTCATTCAATATATTACATTGTAGGGAAATGAATACAATTGAACAATAGGGGGCGAGTGGGTTTGCGCTAAGAAGGTACCGACAgaacatacgcacacacaagcacacatacaaactgacaCTGTAGTGTAGCTCAGATGTGGAGATTCTACACATACAGAATCACTCTGCCATGCAATAACGAGAGGACACAGGAGCGCGCCCGTGTACACCCAGGAGAACGTGTCATCCAGGTTTATTTCTAATGGTGTTTACATTTTCTGGTGCCTAGTACAGAGAAAACGGATATTTTTTTCGTGCATTTTACAGTGAATAGACGTTTTTGTCCAATGACTCTTTTATTGtaaagttgttgtttttcatttttttccttattttttttgtttcctacTTTTACGAGTGGGTCATTTGGAATAAAAGTTGTTCTACAGGAGTTTGTCTTTATTCCATGTGTGGCACAAACACTGGAAGACCAGGAGATCCACATTTGTGTTGGCTGTGCAGACCAGGTTGCTAACTAAGGTCAATTATCTAGTTTGTCATCTTGTTgatacataaacatacacaaaccTTGTTTCATATTATCTGATCTTACATACCCCACAATCAGACACATACACGCAAACACTTACGGAAAGATGTTCTTGTTTTGTCCACACATTTCAGTCGAAAAACCTAT
This genomic interval carries:
- the smap1 gene encoding stromal membrane-associated protein 1 isoform X7, which gives rise to MAQSGKSPRWASWNLGVFMCIRCAGIHRNLGVHISRVKSVNLDQWTQEQIQSMVDMGNNKAKHLYEAHLPDNFRRPQTDQAVEFFIRDKYERKKYYDQNGPKTAAKSSDAASGSTSPSSPAAAAEKNRQEKEREKKEEKKREKDPEKVNRPSSSEKKKLDLQADSRASPKRTPEPVIDLLGLGGATTSSTAPVSDEDIFGPMVSNPLPSSDNTQAVSSTASSAGSAGGSLGTPQAEVDLFSEKGSSAKTEEGAKKPLSKDSILSLYSTTTVSPQPAATAAMYLGQPPIQQFPSQPSGQPNFQAFPAMGGAIPPTTMMGGVMAQGGGAIMAQNSSMMSGMAVPDGYMGMQQGMMGPQGGAMPAGAGSSQMYGAMQQGQWNMNQVTQQMSGMAMNGGVAAPPGFVQPGAPMGGWAGPPSGQTLSTQLWK
- the smap1 gene encoding stromal membrane-associated protein 1 isoform X8, which produces MAQSGPRWASWNLGVFMCIRCAGIHRNLGVHISRVKSVNLDQWTQEQIQSMVDMGNNKAKHLYEAHLPDNFRRPQTDQAVEFFIRDKYERKKYYDQNGPKTAAKSSDAASGSTSPSSPAAAAEKNRQEKEREKKEEKKREKDPEKVNRPSSSEKKKLDLQADSRASPKRTPEPVIDLLGLGGATTSSTAPVSDEDIFGPMVSNPLPSSDNTQAVSSTASSAGSAGGSLGTPQAEVDLFSEKGSSAKTEEGAKKPLSKDSILSLYSTTTVSPQPAATAAMYLGQPPIQQFPSQPSGQPNFQAFPAMGGAIPPTTMMGGVMAQGGGAIMAQNSSMMSGMAVPDGYMGMQQGMMGPQGGAMPAGAGSSQMYGAMQQGQWNMNQVTQQMSGMAMNGGVAAPPGFVQPGAPMGGWAGPPSGQTLSTQLWK